One genomic region from Solwaraspora sp. WMMD792 encodes:
- a CDS encoding DivIVA domain-containing protein has protein sequence MRELWRRWRLRRQRRTMAGTPPRDWPNGSGVYRVPADGRGRNQRPAAYRPIRPWQIRAHRFPTVTRKAHGPGLDPGEVAAFLERVAHDLGVVYAELDRTYEQNDRIKDALRRWQTSQARAAQAAVNLPAWTGAGTTTRYAGQS, from the coding sequence ATGCGAGAGCTCTGGCGACGTTGGCGGCTGCGCCGGCAACGCCGCACGATGGCCGGCACACCACCACGCGACTGGCCGAACGGCAGCGGCGTCTACCGCGTACCCGCCGACGGTCGTGGCCGCAACCAGCGGCCCGCCGCGTACCGGCCGATCCGGCCCTGGCAGATCCGCGCCCACCGCTTCCCGACCGTCACCCGCAAGGCGCACGGACCCGGCCTGGACCCCGGCGAGGTCGCCGCCTTCCTCGAACGGGTCGCCCACGACCTCGGCGTCGTCTACGCCGAGCTTGACCGCACCTACGAGCAGAACGACCGGATCAAGGACGCGCTCCGCCGCTGGCAGACCAGCCAGGCCCGCGCCGCGCAGGCCGCCGTCAACCTGCCCGCCTGGACCGGCGCCGGCACCACCACCAGGTACGCGGGACAGTCGTGA
- a CDS encoding winged helix-turn-helix domain-containing protein → MAGGDQGVPMPATKWEKLADHIRAQIKSGELRPGDKLPSTAQLKAEHNVSDSVIRYAMHALRTEGLVESAHGVGVFVAEPK, encoded by the coding sequence ATGGCGGGTGGAGACCAAGGAGTGCCCATGCCCGCCACCAAGTGGGAGAAGCTTGCCGACCACATTCGCGCTCAGATCAAGAGCGGCGAACTGCGGCCCGGCGACAAGCTCCCATCAACTGCCCAGCTCAAGGCCGAGCACAACGTCTCGGACTCGGTGATCCGCTACGCCATGCATGCCCTGCGCACGGAGGGCCTGGTCGAGAGCGCCCACGGCGTCGGCGTCTTCGTCGCCGAACCGAAGTAG
- a CDS encoding YDG/SRA domain-containing protein, which yields MAERTYGEIPGYPPGSTFANRTDLAVAKVHRPLQGGICGGADGAESIVVSGGYIDDEDYGDEIVYTGQGGNDPRTKRQIAHQELTRGNLGLARSRLDGNPVRVIRGAGGDETHSPKVGLRYDGLFRVVDHWKDIGTDGYTIWRFRLVTYESLDLPRSLAPPETSARTTRVEATIQRLVRSATVAAEAKRLHDYTCQVCGIKLMTPAGPYAEAAHIKPLGKPHNGPDDLSNILCLCPNHHTLFDNGAIQIDPSGRVIDTMSNTFVVDLQQTDKHPLNWSLIEYHRNIRLADEQVED from the coding sequence ATGGCGGAGCGGACGTACGGCGAGATCCCCGGCTACCCACCCGGCTCAACGTTCGCTAACCGCACTGATCTCGCAGTGGCCAAGGTCCACCGGCCACTTCAGGGCGGCATCTGCGGCGGGGCAGATGGAGCCGAGTCCATCGTCGTCTCCGGCGGATACATCGACGACGAAGACTACGGCGACGAGATCGTCTACACAGGCCAGGGCGGCAACGATCCTCGAACCAAGCGCCAGATTGCGCATCAAGAACTCACGCGCGGAAACCTCGGTCTTGCCAGGAGCCGACTTGATGGCAACCCGGTCCGCGTAATTCGTGGCGCCGGAGGGGACGAGACGCACTCACCCAAGGTCGGTCTCCGCTATGACGGACTCTTCAGAGTCGTTGACCACTGGAAAGACATCGGGACCGACGGGTACACTATTTGGCGCTTTCGCTTAGTGACTTACGAGAGCTTGGATCTACCCAGGAGCCTCGCTCCGCCGGAGACGTCCGCCCGCACCACTCGGGTCGAGGCCACAATTCAACGGCTCGTTAGAAGTGCCACTGTCGCAGCTGAGGCCAAGCGTCTTCATGACTACACATGCCAAGTCTGCGGGATCAAGCTGATGACCCCCGCCGGCCCATACGCGGAAGCCGCACACATCAAGCCCCTCGGGAAGCCACACAACGGCCCAGACGACCTCAGCAACATCCTCTGCCTCTGCCCGAACCATCACACACTATTCGACAACGGAGCCATTCAAATTGACCCGAGTGGTCGAGTCATAGACACCATGAGTAATACGTTTGTCGTCGACCTGCAGCAGACCGACAAACACCCGCTCAACTGGTCTTTGATCGAATATCACCGAAACATTCGTCTGGCCGACGAGCAAGTCGAAGATTAG
- a CDS encoding NADH-quinone oxidoreductase subunit B, whose amino-acid sequence MQVPAVLGEPIRFVLNWGRRYSLWVFNFGLACCAIEFIATSMGRHDFIRLGVIPFAHGPRQADLMVVSGTVTDKMAPAIKRLYDQMPEPKYVISFGACSNCGGPYWDSYSVTKGVDQLIPVDVYVPGCPPRPEALLHGILRLQDKIAAERSGIGGVHRPDPLASPVDRLTAPAVKPPS is encoded by the coding sequence GTGCAGGTGCCGGCGGTGCTCGGTGAGCCGATCCGGTTTGTGCTGAACTGGGGTCGCCGCTACTCGCTGTGGGTGTTCAACTTCGGCCTGGCCTGCTGCGCGATCGAGTTCATCGCCACCAGCATGGGCCGGCACGACTTCATCCGGCTCGGCGTCATCCCGTTCGCCCACGGGCCGCGCCAAGCCGACCTGATGGTCGTCTCCGGCACGGTCACCGACAAGATGGCGCCGGCGATCAAGCGGCTCTACGACCAGATGCCCGAGCCCAAGTACGTCATCTCGTTCGGTGCCTGCTCCAACTGTGGCGGCCCGTACTGGGACTCGTACTCGGTGACCAAGGGCGTCGACCAGCTGATCCCCGTCGACGTGTACGTGCCCGGCTGCCCGCCCCGGCCGGAAGCGCTGCTGCACGGCATCCTGCGGCTGCAGGACAAGATCGCCGCCGAGCGGTCCGGCATCGGCGGCGTGCACCGGCCCGACCCGCTCGCCTCGCCGGTCGACCGGCTCACCGCACCGGCCGTCAAGCCACCGAGCTGA
- a CDS encoding DUF2252 domain-containing protein has translation MSDSQRATQIVDILTAEFGELMAVDPAAFRRKFRKMAASPFAFYRGTACLFYADQTEPDGPFNDDSFCDKQTSRVWIHGDLHAENFGTYMNGSGELVFNVNDFDEAYVGPFIWDLRRFAASLALIGYAKALSDEIIGTLVREFATAYLAELRAIVAGGEEAIGSITLANATGVLRHVLQEARLNTRVGLLENLTTINDYERRFIIRDGVYEVDDDTRAAVTAAFGDYLATLPHRAGGGRAVAAQIKDIVLRKGVGIGSAGLPSYSILLEGHTQALENDVVVYMKQAQVPAVARHVHDEGVRAYFRHQGHRTAESQRALQAHADPWLGFTELAGVGQLVAEVSPYAADLDWSDVNEQAELTGVVTDLAHSVARMHSVADDESSHDLVDYSTEEAIVAAIDADGAGFVAGLVDFAHRYGARARTDHRIFVDLFRNGQLPWV, from the coding sequence GTGAGTGATTCTCAGCGCGCGACGCAGATCGTCGACATCCTGACCGCCGAGTTCGGCGAGCTGATGGCGGTGGACCCGGCCGCCTTCCGCCGCAAGTTCCGCAAGATGGCCGCCAGCCCGTTCGCGTTCTACCGGGGCACCGCCTGCCTGTTCTACGCCGACCAGACCGAGCCCGACGGGCCGTTCAACGACGACAGCTTCTGCGACAAGCAGACCAGCCGGGTCTGGATCCACGGCGACCTGCACGCCGAGAACTTCGGCACCTACATGAACGGCTCCGGCGAGCTGGTCTTCAACGTCAACGACTTCGACGAGGCGTACGTCGGCCCGTTCATCTGGGACCTGCGCCGCTTCGCCGCCAGCCTCGCCCTGATCGGCTACGCCAAGGCGCTCTCCGACGAGATCATCGGCACCCTGGTACGCGAGTTCGCCACCGCCTACCTGGCCGAGCTGCGGGCCATCGTCGCCGGCGGCGAGGAGGCCATCGGCTCGATCACCCTGGCGAACGCCACCGGCGTGCTGCGCCACGTGCTGCAGGAGGCCCGGCTCAACACCCGCGTCGGCCTGCTGGAGAACCTCACCACCATCAACGACTACGAGCGGCGGTTCATCATCCGCGACGGGGTGTACGAGGTCGACGACGACACCCGGGCCGCGGTGACCGCCGCCTTCGGCGACTACCTGGCCACGTTGCCGCACCGGGCCGGCGGCGGTCGCGCCGTCGCCGCCCAGATCAAGGACATCGTGCTGCGCAAAGGCGTCGGCATCGGCTCGGCCGGGCTGCCGTCGTACAGCATCCTGCTCGAAGGCCACACCCAGGCGTTGGAGAACGACGTCGTCGTCTACATGAAGCAGGCCCAGGTGCCGGCCGTCGCCCGGCACGTCCACGACGAAGGTGTCCGGGCGTACTTCCGGCACCAGGGCCACCGGACCGCCGAGTCGCAGCGGGCGCTGCAGGCCCACGCCGACCCGTGGCTCGGCTTCACCGAGCTGGCCGGCGTCGGCCAGCTCGTCGCCGAAGTCTCGCCGTACGCCGCCGACCTGGACTGGTCCGACGTCAACGAGCAGGCCGAGCTGACCGGCGTCGTCACCGACCTGGCCCACTCGGTGGCCCGGATGCACTCGGTCGCCGACGACGAGTCCAGCCACGACCTGGTCGACTACTCCACCGAGGAGGCGATCGTCGCGGCGATCGACGCCGACGGGGCCGGCTTCGTCGCGGGCCTGGTCGACTTCGCCCACCGGTACGGTGCCCGCGCCCGCACCGACCACCGGATCTTCGTCGACCTGTTCCGCAACGGCCAGCTGCCCTGGGTGTAG
- a CDS encoding TetR/AcrR family transcriptional regulator: protein MPAAARKERVDAARNRETVLAAAGRLLDAADDPDEVTMDAIAQAAGVGKGTLFRGFGDRTGLLQALAAQRGTALQAALHDPGQGADRDPTAQVIAIFDAILDYKHANRALALALESAGRGSPYLNPAYGDLHRHLTGIITGVRGPEHADFLAHALLAAVRSDLLHQLRDEPPEQIRAGVVALIRAVLADPAQAGLNRFP from the coding sequence GTGCCGGCAGCAGCACGTAAGGAACGGGTCGACGCCGCCCGCAACCGGGAGACCGTGCTGGCCGCCGCCGGCCGGCTGCTCGACGCCGCCGACGACCCGGACGAGGTCACCATGGACGCCATCGCCCAGGCGGCCGGCGTCGGCAAGGGCACCCTGTTCCGTGGCTTCGGCGACCGCACCGGCCTGCTACAGGCCCTCGCCGCCCAGCGTGGCACCGCCCTGCAGGCCGCCCTGCACGATCCTGGACAGGGAGCCGACCGGGACCCGACTGCCCAGGTCATCGCGATCTTCGACGCGATCCTCGACTACAAACACGCCAACCGGGCACTGGCGCTGGCGTTGGAGAGCGCCGGCCGGGGCAGCCCGTACCTCAACCCGGCGTACGGCGACCTGCACCGCCACCTGACCGGCATCATCACCGGCGTACGCGGCCCGGAGCACGCCGACTTCCTGGCGCACGCCCTGCTTGCCGCCGTCCGCAGCGACCTGCTGCACCAGCTGCGCGACGAACCACCGGAGCAGATCCGGGCGGGCGTCGTCGCCCTGATCCGCGCCGTCCTAGCTGATCCGGCTCAGGCGGGCTTGAACAGATTCCCGTAG
- a CDS encoding nuclear transport factor 2 family protein, whose amino-acid sequence MTEAPSPTVSPAAQLLHRCLDHLLAKDMPGFLAHWHDDAVAEFPFAPPGYPRRLDGIAAVTGYLIDYPKLIDIAEFPNVTVHQSVDPEVVIAELTATGTVVPTGQPYRMSYVVVVTVRDGRIAHYRDYWNPLAAPDLASAAPDPTAAAPDPTESAVGSDV is encoded by the coding sequence GTGACCGAAGCGCCCAGCCCTACCGTCAGCCCCGCCGCCCAACTGCTGCACCGCTGCCTTGACCACCTGCTCGCCAAGGACATGCCCGGCTTCCTCGCGCACTGGCACGACGACGCGGTGGCCGAGTTCCCGTTCGCCCCACCCGGCTACCCACGCCGCCTCGACGGCATCGCCGCCGTCACCGGCTACCTGATCGACTACCCGAAGCTGATCGACATCGCCGAGTTCCCCAACGTGACCGTGCACCAGAGCGTCGACCCCGAAGTAGTGATCGCCGAACTCACCGCCACCGGCACCGTCGTGCCCACCGGGCAGCCGTACCGGATGTCGTACGTCGTCGTGGTGACCGTGCGGGACGGCCGGATCGCCCACTACCGCGACTACTGGAACCCGCTGGCTGCCCCCGACCTGGCCTCGGCCGCCCCCGACCCGACCGCAGCCGCGCCCGACCCGACCGAGAGCGCGGTGGGCTCCGATGTCTGA
- a CDS encoding NAD(P)H-binding protein: MSDQRTVLVTGATGNIGRHIIATLAAAGHPVRAASRHRPTDPAAATSHVPFDWHDPATHQPAVDGVHAVYLMPPPASADPVGQVGAFLDLAQDAGVRRIVLLSSSAIRTGDPGPGQLPATVADRFPEWTVLRPSWFMQNFVGAHPHAHSILHDGEIVTATGDGRVGFIDAADIAAVAVRALTDPVPHNAEHLLTGPQTHSYAEVATMISEVCGRPVRHRTVDVDTMRHRLASFGIPDGFAALLAGMDAAIAAGAENRTTSTVADVTGRAPTSLRDFCTAHTGYWRQTVA, translated from the coding sequence ATGTCTGACCAGCGGACCGTCCTGGTCACCGGGGCGACCGGCAACATCGGCCGGCACATCATCGCCACCCTCGCCGCAGCCGGCCACCCGGTGCGGGCCGCCAGCCGGCACCGCCCCACCGACCCGGCCGCCGCCACCAGCCACGTCCCCTTCGACTGGCACGACCCGGCCACCCACCAGCCTGCCGTCGACGGCGTACACGCCGTCTACCTGATGCCGCCGCCGGCCAGCGCCGACCCGGTCGGCCAGGTCGGCGCTTTCCTCGACCTGGCTCAGGACGCCGGCGTACGCCGGATCGTGCTGCTCAGCTCGTCGGCGATCCGCACCGGCGACCCCGGCCCCGGCCAACTGCCCGCCACCGTCGCCGACCGGTTCCCGGAGTGGACGGTGCTGCGCCCGTCCTGGTTCATGCAGAACTTCGTCGGCGCGCACCCGCACGCGCACAGCATCCTGCACGACGGCGAGATCGTCACCGCCACCGGCGACGGCCGGGTCGGCTTCATCGACGCCGCCGACATCGCCGCCGTCGCCGTCCGGGCCCTGACCGACCCCGTGCCGCACAACGCCGAACATCTGCTCACCGGCCCGCAGACCCACAGCTACGCCGAGGTCGCGACCATGATCAGCGAGGTCTGCGGCCGACCGGTCCGGCACCGTACCGTCGACGTCGACACCATGCGCCACCGGCTCGCCAGCTTCGGCATCCCGGACGGCTTCGCCGCCCTGCTGGCCGGCATGGACGCTGCCATCGCCGCCGGAGCCGAAAACCGGACCACCAGTACGGTCGCCGACGTCACCGGCCGGGCACCGACCAGCCTGCGCGACTTCTGCACCGCCCACACCGGCTACTGGCGACAGACGGTGGCGTGA
- a CDS encoding PQQ-binding-like beta-propeller repeat protein translates to MARPGWRFESTELLSAPLVAGGLVHVVGEDGHVHTLDAGSGRPRWRARRGEPKPNPYFPPLPPVLAGDTLAVTASLGGSGWADAVLGLAGADGADGAQRWTYPLVGTTVTGLAADDSAVVVTDRDSLTCLDPADGQVHWTVPPPTATGPWQASFDQPAVDDDHVYAIARFSRPNTALDGGYLIMAFDRSTGTEVWGVQVDGGWGATLTVGGDLVCVGDGKGWFIVLRRDTGDTAWSTQIRPKLGLPVQSGLFPFAAPTGAAAFAGEQVDRPVLAEQEIHVPSRNGDVHLMDRDTGEVQRVWRVGVPALSIAVSDDLLHVGGIHGLLVAFHRDRREVSWWRRLPVGRIDALTVADGMLYVGGERHLAAVDPATGAGAWRRFPARVHRSSYPPGSADRELTNADLPWA, encoded by the coding sequence GTGGCCCGACCCGGTTGGCGGTTCGAATCGACAGAGTTGCTGAGCGCCCCACTGGTGGCCGGTGGTCTCGTCCACGTCGTCGGCGAGGACGGGCACGTCCACACCCTCGATGCCGGCAGCGGCCGGCCCCGGTGGCGGGCCCGGCGGGGCGAGCCGAAGCCCAACCCGTACTTTCCGCCGCTGCCGCCGGTGCTCGCCGGTGACACCTTGGCCGTCACCGCCTCCCTCGGCGGGTCCGGCTGGGCGGACGCGGTGCTCGGGCTGGCCGGCGCCGACGGCGCCGACGGCGCCCAACGGTGGACGTACCCGCTCGTCGGCACCACCGTCACCGGGCTCGCCGCCGACGACTCAGCCGTCGTCGTCACCGACCGCGACAGTCTGACCTGCCTCGACCCGGCCGACGGACAGGTGCACTGGACGGTGCCGCCGCCGACGGCGACCGGACCGTGGCAGGCCAGCTTCGACCAGCCGGCGGTCGACGACGACCACGTGTACGCGATCGCCCGGTTCAGCCGACCGAACACGGCGCTCGACGGCGGGTACCTGATCATGGCCTTCGACCGGTCCACCGGCACCGAGGTCTGGGGCGTCCAGGTCGACGGCGGCTGGGGTGCCACGCTGACCGTCGGCGGTGACCTGGTCTGCGTCGGCGACGGTAAGGGGTGGTTCATCGTGCTCCGCCGCGACACCGGCGACACGGCCTGGTCGACGCAGATCCGGCCGAAGTTGGGGCTGCCGGTCCAGTCCGGGCTGTTCCCGTTCGCCGCGCCGACCGGGGCGGCGGCGTTCGCCGGTGAGCAGGTGGACCGGCCGGTGCTGGCCGAGCAGGAGATCCACGTACCGAGCCGCAACGGCGACGTCCACCTGATGGACCGGGACACCGGTGAGGTGCAGCGCGTCTGGCGGGTCGGCGTACCGGCGCTGAGCATCGCCGTCTCGGACGACCTGCTGCACGTCGGCGGCATCCACGGGCTGCTGGTCGCGTTCCACCGGGACCGCCGCGAGGTGAGCTGGTGGCGGAGGCTGCCGGTCGGCCGGATCGACGCGCTGACCGTCGCCGACGGCATGCTGTACGTCGGCGGCGAACGGCACCTCGCCGCGGTCGACCCGGCCACCGGGGCCGGAGCCTGGCGGCGCTTCCCGGCCCGGGTCCACCGGTCGTCGTACCCGCCGGGATCGGCCGACCGGGAGCTGACCAACGCCGACCTGCCCTGGGCCTGA
- a CDS encoding glucose 1-dehydrogenase yields the protein MRALTVTPGKADSLRLVDDAPEPSPDEGEVLVEAVAVGICGTDGEILGGEYGEPPPGRDTLVLGHESLGRVVEDPSGTARPGDLVAGIVRRPDPVPCRYCAAGEWDMCTNGRYTECGIKGIDGFARQRWRVPAEYAVPLRPELGLAGVLLEPTSVVAKAWDHVDKIGARGFWAPQRVLVTGAGPIGLLAALLSVQRGLETHVLARGTSGPKPELARRLGATYHAVPVEELDFDPDVIIECTGAPPVVREVFGKLAPNGIGCLTGINAKAHHIELDLNELNRCLVLKNNVLFGTVNANRRHWRQAAEALARADHDWLMGLITHRYGLDDFQRAYAEEEGIKTVIEF from the coding sequence ATGCGTGCGCTGACTGTCACCCCGGGCAAGGCCGATTCGCTGCGGCTCGTCGACGACGCGCCGGAGCCGTCACCCGACGAGGGTGAGGTGCTGGTCGAGGCGGTCGCGGTCGGCATCTGCGGCACCGACGGGGAGATCCTCGGCGGTGAGTACGGCGAGCCGCCGCCGGGCCGGGACACGCTGGTCCTCGGCCACGAGTCGCTGGGCCGGGTGGTCGAGGACCCGAGTGGGACGGCCCGGCCGGGTGACCTGGTCGCCGGGATCGTCCGGCGGCCGGACCCGGTGCCGTGCCGGTACTGTGCCGCCGGCGAGTGGGACATGTGCACCAACGGGCGGTACACCGAGTGCGGGATCAAGGGGATCGACGGGTTCGCCCGGCAGCGGTGGCGGGTGCCGGCCGAGTACGCCGTACCGCTGCGGCCGGAGCTGGGGCTGGCCGGGGTGCTGCTGGAGCCGACCAGCGTGGTCGCGAAGGCCTGGGACCACGTCGACAAGATCGGCGCACGTGGCTTCTGGGCACCGCAGCGGGTGCTGGTCACCGGGGCCGGACCGATCGGGCTGCTGGCGGCGCTGCTGAGTGTGCAGCGCGGCCTGGAGACGCATGTGCTGGCCCGGGGCACGTCCGGGCCGAAGCCGGAGCTGGCCCGTCGGCTGGGGGCGACGTACCACGCGGTGCCGGTGGAGGAGCTGGACTTCGACCCGGACGTCATCATCGAGTGCACCGGCGCGCCGCCGGTGGTCCGTGAGGTGTTCGGCAAACTTGCGCCGAACGGCATCGGCTGCCTGACCGGGATCAACGCCAAGGCCCACCACATCGAGCTGGACCTCAACGAGCTGAACCGCTGCCTGGTGTTGAAGAACAACGTCCTGTTCGGCACGGTCAACGCCAACCGGCGGCACTGGCGGCAGGCCGCCGAGGCGCTGGCCCGCGCCGACCACGACTGGCTGATGGGCCTGATCACCCACCGGTACGGCCTGGACGACTTCCAGCGGGCGTACGCCGAGGAGGAAGGCATCAAAACGGTCATCGAGTTCTGA
- a CDS encoding NADH-quinone oxidoreductase subunit C, which produces MTPEEIGAHLVSLLDQPTEASEAVSEAAQVTATVSGGGDRYARATVDVPADSWPAALAAARDDADLACDFFDWLSAVDELDDGFAIVAHLWSTRHRHGLLLRTRVPRERPELLSVVDVFPGADWHERETHEMFGVHFVGHPALTPLLLPPEFEGHPLRKEFVLAARVAKPWPGAKEPGEPAGGGAGSRRAPMRPPGVPLPTEWGPQAARSAPDADPDAAGRPGPDGGRPDGGTP; this is translated from the coding sequence ATGACCCCCGAGGAGATCGGCGCGCACCTGGTCAGCCTGCTCGACCAGCCGACGGAGGCGTCGGAGGCTGTGTCGGAGGCCGCGCAGGTCACCGCCACGGTCTCCGGCGGCGGCGACCGGTACGCCCGGGCCACCGTCGACGTACCCGCCGACAGCTGGCCGGCCGCGCTCGCCGCCGCCCGCGACGACGCCGACCTGGCCTGCGACTTCTTCGACTGGCTCTCCGCCGTCGACGAGCTCGACGACGGCTTCGCGATCGTCGCCCACCTGTGGTCCACCCGGCACCGGCACGGACTGCTGCTGCGCACCCGGGTGCCGCGCGAACGCCCCGAGCTGCTGTCCGTGGTCGACGTGTTCCCCGGCGCAGACTGGCACGAACGGGAAACCCACGAGATGTTCGGCGTCCACTTCGTCGGCCACCCCGCACTCACCCCGCTGCTGCTGCCCCCCGAGTTCGAAGGCCACCCGCTGCGCAAGGAGTTCGTCCTCGCCGCCCGGGTCGCCAAGCCGTGGCCGGGCGCGAAGGAGCCCGGCGAACCGGCCGGCGGCGGAGCCGGATCCCGACGGGCCCCGATGCGGCCACCGGGCGTACCGCTGCCGACCGAATGGGGTCCGCAGGCCGCCAGGTCCGCGCCCGACGCCGACCCCGACGCGGCCGGCAGGCCCGGCCCCGACGGTGGCCGACCCGACGGGGGTACGCCCTGA
- the nuoH gene encoding NADH-quinone oxidoreductase subunit NuoH has translation MPLWLELTIRVGAVVVAFLTLPLLVGQMEHKAMAHMQGRLGPMYAGGFHGWAQLIADGVKFVQKEDITPRAADRPVFRLAPAIALVPYLLVLLVIPLGPGDLVGQPLDVGLFFVLAVMGVGVVAVLMAAWASANKYSLLGGLRGAAQLLAYELPLVLAAASVAMAAGTLSLSGIVEAWRPWWLLWQAPALVVFFLAGMAEIRRPPFDMPIADSELVFGYLTEYTGLRFAFFLLAEYAGIVVIAALTTVLFLGGWQGPFGVEQLGWLWTLLKVFAVAFVIIWLRVSFPRLREDQLQRLCWLVLVPLALAQLVLTAGVKVTI, from the coding sequence ATGCCACTCTGGCTGGAGTTGACGATCCGGGTCGGTGCCGTCGTCGTCGCGTTCCTCACCCTGCCGCTGCTCGTCGGGCAGATGGAACACAAGGCGATGGCGCACATGCAGGGCCGGCTCGGCCCGATGTACGCCGGTGGCTTCCACGGCTGGGCGCAACTCATCGCCGACGGCGTCAAGTTCGTGCAGAAGGAGGACATCACCCCGCGCGCCGCCGACCGGCCGGTGTTCCGGCTCGCCCCGGCGATCGCCCTCGTGCCGTACCTGCTGGTCCTGCTCGTCATCCCCCTCGGGCCGGGCGACCTCGTCGGCCAGCCGCTCGACGTCGGCCTGTTCTTCGTCCTGGCCGTGATGGGCGTCGGCGTCGTCGCCGTGCTGATGGCCGCCTGGGCGTCGGCCAACAAGTACAGCCTGCTCGGCGGGCTGCGCGGCGCCGCCCAGCTGCTCGCCTACGAACTGCCGCTGGTGCTCGCCGCCGCCAGCGTCGCGATGGCCGCCGGCACCCTGTCGCTGTCCGGCATCGTCGAAGCGTGGCGTCCCTGGTGGCTGCTCTGGCAGGCACCCGCCCTGGTGGTGTTCTTCCTCGCCGGCATGGCCGAGATCCGCCGCCCACCGTTCGACATGCCGATCGCCGACTCCGAGCTGGTCTTCGGCTACCTGACCGAGTACACCGGGCTGCGGTTCGCGTTCTTCCTGCTCGCCGAGTACGCCGGCATCGTCGTCATCGCCGCGCTGACCACCGTGCTGTTCCTCGGCGGCTGGCAGGGGCCGTTCGGTGTCGAACAGCTCGGCTGGCTGTGGACGCTGCTGAAGGTCTTCGCCGTCGCGTTCGTGATCATCTGGCTGCGGGTGTCGTTCCCCCGGCTGCGCGAAGACCAGCTGCAACGGTTGTGCTGGCTGGTGCTGGTGCCGCTCGCCCTGGCGCAGCTGGTGCTCACCGCAGGGGTGAAGGTGACCATCTGA
- a CDS encoding NADH-quinone oxidoreductase subunit I translates to MSGEEHDTGHSGTGHGGAGHSESGHRGGHGEGLLKGLATTFKTMVSPAHTQQYPDVAPDLPPRSRGVIALLAENCTVCMLCARECPDWCIYIDSHKEEVQVPGAARARQRNVLDRFDIDFSLCMYCGICVEVCPFDALYWSPEFEYAEYDIRNLLHDKEHLGEWMASVPPPPAHDPNGEPAKEETAAVRKAAAPGRPARGATA, encoded by the coding sequence ATGAGCGGCGAGGAGCACGACACCGGACACAGCGGCACCGGACACGGTGGTGCCGGGCACAGCGAGAGCGGGCACCGTGGCGGGCACGGCGAAGGGCTGCTGAAAGGCCTGGCGACGACCTTCAAGACGATGGTCTCCCCGGCCCACACCCAGCAGTACCCGGACGTCGCCCCCGACCTGCCGCCCCGCTCCCGTGGGGTCATCGCGCTGCTGGCCGAGAACTGCACGGTCTGCATGCTCTGCGCCCGCGAATGCCCCGACTGGTGCATCTACATCGACTCGCACAAGGAGGAGGTGCAGGTGCCGGGGGCGGCACGGGCCCGGCAGCGCAACGTCCTCGACCGGTTCGACATCGACTTCTCGCTCTGCATGTACTGCGGCATCTGCGTCGAGGTCTGCCCGTTCGACGCGCTCTACTGGTCGCCCGAGTTCGAGTACGCCGAGTACGACATCCGGAACCTGCTGCACGACAAGGAACACCTCGGCGAGTGGATGGCGAGCGTACCGCCGCCGCCGGCGCACGACCCGAACGGCGAACCGGCCAAAGAGGAGACCGCCGCCGTCCGCAAGGCCGCCGCGCCCGGTCGGCCCGCCCGCGGGGCGACCGCGTGA